The sequence below is a genomic window from Nocardia fluminea.
TTGCGAGTCCCTGCCGAGCGTGATCGTGCTCCATTGTGGCATCGCGGCGGTCCCGGGTGGCTCAGGGATGCGCTCGGCTGTCAATACCTCGCAGGGCTGACAGCGGATCACTCCGGCAGGGCGTGGAAATAGCTCGCACGGTGGACGAATGTGTCCGGGGCGCTGCGTACCCTCGGTGCATGGCAGACGCGCTCGGAACACGCTCGCCCGCAGTGCGATCCACGTCGCGGATCGCGGAGGTCGATATCCTGCGCGGGTTCGCCCTGTTCGGAATCCTGATCACCAATGTGGTGGTGGCCACCTCGCTGTGGTCGGTGGTGGGCACGCGCGAGGATCCGGTATTTCGCTTCGGCGGCACCGTCGATCTGCTCGTGCGCGCCACCGTCGACGCGCTGTTCGCCGGACGGTTCTACCTCCTGTTCGCATTTCTGTTCGGGTACTCGTTCACAATGCAGATCGCGGCGGCCCAGCGCGCGGGGGCCTCGCCGGTGCGGCGGTTGATGCGGCGGTGTGCCGCGCTGATGGCGATCGGGCTCGTCCACGTCTACCTGCTGTGGATCGGGGACATTCTCACCCTCTACGCCTTCCTGTGCCTGACCCTCATCGCGCTGCGGAAATTGCGACCGCGAACCGCGGTGATCACCGGGGTCGTGCTGTACGCGATCTGGTCGGCGTGGAGCTTCATTCCGGGCAGTGCCGGTCTTCTCGCGTTCGGCGAGTTCGTCGACCTGCCCGCGATATCGGCCGACTACACCGGTGATTTCGCGTCGACGTTCGCCGCGCAGACCGCTCTCGCGCCGGTCTTCCTGCTGCTGATCTGGTTCGGTCAGGGCGTGCCGAGCCTGGCCATGTTCCTGATCGGCATGGCGGCGGGCAAACGAAACCTGTTCGCGGAGCCGGAAACGCTGCGCCGCTGGTCTTTTCGCGCCCTCGTGATCGGCTTCGGCCTCGGTCTGCCGATCTCGGCGATGACCTTCGCCGCGTCGATGACGTGGTGGCACGCCCCCTCGGTGATCCACGGTCTGCAAATGCTGGTCAATCCGGCCATGACGTTCGCCTACATCGCCGCGGTCCTGCTGGCCGCGCAGTCCGCGCGTCTGGGTCGTCGCACCGCCCTGCTCGCCCCCGCCGGGCGCATGGCCGCCACCAACTACATCGCACAATCGGTGGTGCTGATGGTCGTCTACACCGGATACGGCCTCGCCCTCGCCGACGACATCGCACCGCTGGGTGTCATCGCGATCGCCCTGCTCACCTTCGCCGCCCAGCTCGTGCTCAGCGCCTGGTGGTTGCGCGGTCACGCGTACGGTCCGGTGGAGTGGTTGCTCCGCGCCGCGACGTACCTGACCGTCCCGCCGTGGCGGCGTCTTCAGAACGCTCCGCCCGGCGCATGAGGTGCCGTTGCGGTCCCTACGGTCCGGTGGAACGGTTCCTGCGTGCCGCGACCTACGTGACCGTCCCCGCCTGGCGTCTTCGAGAATCAGTGGGTGGCCTGCCGCGGGCGGTGGAACTCCGCCCGCCAGCGGTGGAGACCTGAGGCGTCGGGGCGAGGGACGGTTTCGATCCGGACCGGGGTCAGGTCGGGGGCGGTGAAAGAGTCGATATCGGCGCGGGTGAGCGGCCATGGCGGCCCATGGGTGGCCGGTGTCTTGCTGATGTCGGCGATCACGAGCAGGGTCGCGTCGGGTGCGAGCAGGCCACGGATGCCGGTGATGGCGAGGGAGCGGACCTCCGGCGGCAGGGATTGAACGGTGATCGACTCGATGACCAGGTCGAAGGCGTGGCGCCAGGACGGCGGCGGGTCGAGGAGATCGGCGACCTTGTAGGTGACGGGAGAATGCGGGAAACGGGCCCGGGCGCCGCGAATCGCGGTGGGTGAGATGTCGAAGGCCGTGGTTCGGATGCCTCGAGACGCAACGAATTCGGCGTCCGTGCCGTACCCGCAGCCGATCACCATGGCCCGCGCTCCCTGGGGCACCGCGGCCGTGCGGAGCCACTCGACGAGCAGGGGATTGGGGGCGTCTCGATCCCACGGAACCACCGAGGTCCCCGCCGCGGCCTCGGCGTAGAGCGGTTCGAACCATCCGGTCGGATCGTTCGCGGCCAGCGCCTGAGCGGCGAGACGACGATCGGCGGACGGCTGCGCGTCGGTCATGGGTCCAGTCTTCACCACCGACGGCCGCCCTGCCGCCCGACGCGCATCCGGAAGGTCAGGCGCGCCGGGCGGCTCGTGCGGCGAAGCCGTCGCAGAGCGCGTCCAGACCGAGGAACAGCAGGTCCTCGGAGGTCAGCTCGCTCACCCCGGCGCCTTCGAGCTCGGCCAGCGGCGGGGGCACGGGGAAGGACGGTCTGCCCTCGAGGAGATCGCGCAGTCCGTTGGTGTCGTCGGTGGCGGTGCGCTTCTCGGCGAGCAACGCACCGCCGACCACCGGCAAGCTGGCGCCGGAAATGTAATTCCAGACCGTGAATCCCATCGTGGTGGCCTCGCGGGCGGTCACGCCGAGTTCGCGCAGGCCCTCGACCAGCCACGCCAGGCTGGTCAGACCCTGCGGGCCGAAGCTGTAGCGGGGGACCGCGAAGGTGAGCAGCACCCAGGGATGCTGCTGGTAGAGCTGCCAATCGATCTCGGCGGCGATGCGTACCCGGTCGCGCCACGTCCACCCGCGACCGTCGGGATCGGGGTAGGGGTGCCGGGCGGCGATCTCGTCGGTCATGGCCGCGATGAGCTCGTCCTTGTTCGCCACGTGCCGGTAGAGCGACATGGTGCCGACCTCGAGGCGGTCGGCGATGCGGCGCATCGACACCGCGTCGAGTCCGTCGGCGTCGGCGAGGGAGATCGCGGCGTCGACGATCGCGGTGCGGGTGAGCTTCGCCTCGGTCATCCCATGACTCGCTTTCGTAATACAACCTTCATGCGTACACTGTACCCAGCCCTCGCGTACAGCGTACGCACAATCCTCGGAAGGATGCCGGAATGACGAAGCTGGAACCGGCGGTGCCCACCGCAGTCGCCGGTGGACGCCGCGCATGGCTCGGTCTGGGCGTGCTGCTGCTGCCGGTGCTGCTGGTGTCGATGGACATCTCGGTGCTGTTTCTGGCCATGCCGACCCTCACGGCCGACCTGGATCCCACCGCGTCGCAACAACTCTGGATCCTCGACATCTACGGGTTCATGCTCGCGGGTCTGCTCATCACGATGGGCAACCTCGGCGACCGGATCGGCAGGCGCAACATCCTGCTCGCCGGCGCCGCCATCTTCGGTCTCGCCTCGGTGCTCGCCGCGTTCGCGCCCACCGCGCCGATCCTCATCGCGGCCCGCGTGCTGATGGGCATCGGCGGGGCCACGCTGCTGCCGTCGAGCCTGGCACTGATCTCCACCCTGTTCCCCGATGCGCGGCAACGGGGCGCCGCGATCGGCATCTGGACCGCGTTCTTCGCGGGCGGGTCGGCGGTCGGGCCGATCATCGGTGGCGTTCTGCTGCACCACTTCTGGTGGGGTTCGGTGTTCCTGATCAACATTCCGGTCCTGGCGATCCTGCTGATCTTCGGCCCGATCCTGCTGCCCGAACACCGCTCCGCCGCGCTGGGGCCGATCGACCTGCCCAGTGTCGCACTGTCGATCGGCGGCATCCTGCCGTTGATCTACGGCATCAAACACATCGCCGCCGAAGGACTCGACGCGGTGTCGCTGGTGATCGCGATGATCGGCGTCGGGCTGCTCGTGCTGTTCGTGCGCAGGCAGCGCCATCTCGTGGAACCGCTGCTCGATCTGGCGTTGTTCACGCGGCCGCTGTTCCGGGTGGCGATCGGGGC
It includes:
- a CDS encoding DUF418 domain-containing protein; the encoded protein is MADALGTRSPAVRSTSRIAEVDILRGFALFGILITNVVVATSLWSVVGTREDPVFRFGGTVDLLVRATVDALFAGRFYLLFAFLFGYSFTMQIAAAQRAGASPVRRLMRRCAALMAIGLVHVYLLWIGDILTLYAFLCLTLIALRKLRPRTAVITGVVLYAIWSAWSFIPGSAGLLAFGEFVDLPAISADYTGDFASTFAAQTALAPVFLLLIWFGQGVPSLAMFLIGMAAGKRNLFAEPETLRRWSFRALVIGFGLGLPISAMTFAASMTWWHAPSVIHGLQMLVNPAMTFAYIAAVLLAAQSARLGRRTALLAPAGRMAATNYIAQSVVLMVVYTGYGLALADDIAPLGVIAIALLTFAAQLVLSAWWLRGHAYGPVEWLLRAATYLTVPPWRRLQNAPPGA
- a CDS encoding class I SAM-dependent methyltransferase — its product is MTDAQPSADRRLAAQALAANDPTGWFEPLYAEAAAGTSVVPWDRDAPNPLLVEWLRTAAVPQGARAMVIGCGYGTDAEFVASRGIRTTAFDISPTAIRGARARFPHSPVTYKVADLLDPPPSWRHAFDLVIESITVQSLPPEVRSLAITGIRGLLAPDATLLVIADISKTPATHGPPWPLTRADIDSFTAPDLTPVRIETVPRPDASGLHRWRAEFHRPRQATH
- a CDS encoding TetR/AcrR family transcriptional regulator — translated: MTEAKLTRTAIVDAAISLADADGLDAVSMRRIADRLEVGTMSLYRHVANKDELIAAMTDEIAARHPYPDPDGRGWTWRDRVRIAAEIDWQLYQQHPWVLLTFAVPRYSFGPQGLTSLAWLVEGLRELGVTAREATTMGFTVWNYISGASLPVVGGALLAEKRTATDDTNGLRDLLEGRPSFPVPPPLAELEGAGVSELTSEDLLFLGLDALCDGFAARAARRA
- a CDS encoding MFS transporter; this translates as MTKLEPAVPTAVAGGRRAWLGLGVLLLPVLLVSMDISVLFLAMPTLTADLDPTASQQLWILDIYGFMLAGLLITMGNLGDRIGRRNILLAGAAIFGLASVLAAFAPTAPILIAARVLMGIGGATLLPSSLALISTLFPDARQRGAAIGIWTAFFAGGSAVGPIIGGVLLHHFWWGSVFLINIPVLAILLIFGPILLPEHRSAALGPIDLPSVALSIGGILPLIYGIKHIAAEGLDAVSLVIAMIGVGLLVLFVRRQRHLVEPLLDLALFTRPLFRVAIGASMAGMMSLAAMSYLTSIYLQSVTGRDPLAAALLGIPMAIAVFVCSMSGARIGVRLGVRATFTLALMLSAIGNLMLLGVGVDGGLGWYIAGSVIAGIGYGFSFTLVSDVAVSAVPAERAGSAVGISETSFELGNALGLALLGSVAALVFRSGGDFGETLGDTLLESAGDDGLIHAARESFVSGMHIATACGALLLIAMAVLAWRSARTATAIGKAH